The following nucleotide sequence is from Mesobacillus jeotgali.
CTCCTGCGTCTCCTAGTCCAGGTACGATATATCCGTGGTCATTCAGCTTTTCATCGAGGGCAGCGATGTAGATATCCACATCTGGGTGCGCTTCTTTAACCGTTTCTACCCCTTCTGGAGCTGCAATCAAACACATGAACTTGATGTGCTTCGCGCCGCGCTTTTTAAGAGAGTTGATCGCTTCTACAGCTGATCCGCCTGTCGCAAGCATTGGATCGACGACGATAAAATCGCGCTCCTCAACGTCGCTCGGAAGTTTTACATAGTATTCAACCGGCATCAATGTTTCCGGGTCGCGGTAAAGTCCGATATGTCCCACCTTCGCAGCCGGGATCAACTTCAGGATGCCGTCAACCATTCCGATGCCTGCGCGAAGAATCGGGATGATGCCAAGCTTCTTGCCTGATAGTACTTTCGATTTTGTCTTCTCGACCGGTGTTTCAATTTCAATTTCCTCAAGCGGCATGTCACGCGTGATTTCGAACGCCATCAGCGTTGCTACTTCATCTACAAGCTCGCGGAACTCCTTCGTGCCTGTGCTTTTTTCGCGGATATAAGTAAGTTTATGCTGGATCAATGGATGGTCAAATACGTATACTTTTGCCATGTGTATCGCTCCTTTTAAAGGTAAATGAGTTGTGGACACCTGTCTGTTATATGTAAGATCTGTTGAATCACACTTCGTCTAATTTTACAGAAAAACATGCGTACAAGCAACCGCTACCGCTTAATGATTTTCCCCTGAAAAAGCGGCCCTCATTCATGGAGGACCGCCGGGTAAAATCTTATCTCTCAGGATATAGTTCAAACTTGCTAGTTAGCTCTTCGACGCGATTCTTCGCTTCTTCCAGCTTCGCTTCGTCTTCGTGATTTTTCAATGTGAAGGCGATTAGTGATGCAATTTCGTCCATTTCTGCATGTCCGAAGCCGCGGCTTGTGACTGCGGCTGTACCGATACGGATTCCGCTTGTAACGAATGGGCTTTCTGGATCAAATGGAATCGTGTTTTTATTGACGGTGATGCCAATATCATCAAGAACTTTTTCCGCTACTTTTCCAGTCAGGCCAAGTGAACGCAGGTCAACCAACAGCAAATGGTTGTCTGTACCGCCCGATACAAGGTCGATACCTTCCTTCTTCAAGCCCTCAGCAAGGCGGTTGGCATTGGAAATGATATTCTGTGCGTATTCTTTAAAAGAATCCTGTAGCGCTTCGCCGAATGCAACTGCTTTAGCCGCAATGACGTGCATAAGCGGGCCGCCCTGGATACCAGGGAAGATGGATTTATCGATTTTCTTCGCGAATTCTTCTTTGCAGAGGATCATTCCGCCGCGCGGGCCGCGAAGTGTTTTATGAGTAGTCGTTGTGACAAAGTCAGCATACGGCACTGGATTCTGATGAAGGCCTGCTGCGACCAATCCAGCGATATGCGCCATATCGACCATCAGGTATGCGCCCACTTCATCAGCGATTTCTCGGAATCTCTTAAAGTCGATCGCTCTCGGATAAGCACTTGCACCGGCAACGATCAGCTTCGGCTTATGTTCGCGAGCTTTTTCAAGAACGACATCATAGTTGATCGTATGAGTATCTTCGTCGACACCGTACTCAACGAAATTATACTGGACGCCGCTGAAGTTGACCGGGCTTCCGTGCGTCAGGTGCCCGCCATGGGAAAGATTCATCCCAAGTACCGTGTCTCCTTGCTCAAGAATCGTGAAATAAACCGCCATATTGGCTTGCGCGCCTGAGTGCGGCTGGACATTGACATGCTCTGCGCCGAAAATTTCCTTCGCGCGGTCGCGGGCAATGTTTTCAGCAACATCGACGTATTCGCAGCCGCCATAATAACGGCGGCCCGGATAGCCTTCTGCATACTTATTCGTTAGTACAGACCCCTGTGCCTCCATTACGGCTTCGCTGACAAAGTTCTCTGATGCAATCAATTCGATTTTCGTGCGCTGACGCTTCAATTCATCCTGCATTGCAGCGTATAGCTGGCTGTCCTGCTGTGACAAGTGCTTCACTTAAGTTCCCCCTCTTATATGTATTGCTTGTTCCGTTATTAGAAAATTCATTCTTATTTTAGCCGATATTATAATGAAAGGAAAGGATGAAGGTAAAAGTAGATCTGTTTATCAGGCCTGTGTTTTTCCTCCATTGCCTTTCCCCTGTCAGCAAGATTCGTTTTCTTTTGTTTGCTCGTAAACTGCCCTGGCGCCGCCGATCAGCTTCGGCCTCGTCTTCGCCAGTGTCACATGGGCATGACCGATGCTTTTTTGGTTCACTCTTACTGGCACAGCGACATGCTTCATTTGCATGCCAATCAGCGTATCGCCAATATCAATGCCGGCGTCAGCCTCGATGAACTCGACGACCACAGCGTCTTTGAGATTTTTATAGGCGTAAGCTGCCATTGCGCCGCCCGCATTTCTCACTGGGATGACCGTCACTTCTTCCAGCTGTTTTCGGTCGGCCGTTTCTCGCTCGACGACAATCGCACGGTTCAAATGCTCGCAGCACTGGAACGCCAGCTGGACGCCGGTTTTCGCCTGCAGTTCACGGAGCTGGCTGAAGACCATTTCCGCCACCTCATCTGTTCCCGCTGTGCCGATCCGCTTTCCAATGATTTCACTCGTGCTGCAGCCGACGACCAGCACCTGGCCTTTTTTCAGCTGCACCTGTTCATTAAATTCAGTAAGGATGGAGTTCAATTCTGCTTTCCACTGTTGTATAGACAGTTGTAACGCCTCCTTTACATTGGTATTTGATAGTCCTTAGGTTGGGAGTTATTTATTTTCATACTCCTTAATTTTACCGACGCGGTTTTCGTGGCGGCCGCCTTCGTACTCTTCCGAAAGCCAAACGGCTGCGATTTCACGCGCCAATCCTGGTCCGATTACCCGTTCGCCCATTGCCAGGACATTGCTGTCATTGTGCTGGCGTGTTGCTTTTGCGCTGAATACGTCATGCACGAGCGCGCAGCGGATTCCTTTTACCTTGTTTGCGGCAATGCTCATGCCGATTCCTGTTCCGCAAATCAGGATCCCCTTGTCAAACTCACCGTTCGCCACTTTCTCGGCAACCGGAAGCGCATAGTCTGGATAATCAACAGATGTACCGCATTCGCAGCCGAAATCTTCATACTGAATATTCATTTCGTCCATCAAATTCTTAATTTCTTCGCGGATATTCACTCCGCCATGGTCTGAAGCAATAGCAACTTTCATTGTAAAATCCTCCTATGTATTCCCGGCGTGCGGGGCGATCAAATCTATCGTTATTTTCTCATATTCGGTTCGATTTATAAAGAAAACGGGTCATATTTTGCCATCCCGCTACTAATGTCTCATATATTCTAGCAAGGAATTAGTTTTTATAGCGAAAATAACTTTTTTATAGCGAATTTTGAAATTTTATAGCGAAAAATCATTTTTTATAGCGATTTTTTCATTTTAATAGCGAAATTCTGGTTTTTATAGCTAACTGGAAATTCGGCTTCATTTTTTCCAGTTTTTAAAAAAACCACAGCCTCATTCAGCTGTGGTCCAAAAAACTATAACGAAAACTTCGTAATCGTGCCTTTTAATTTTTCCGCCTGAGTTTTCAGGTCTACCGCTAACTCTTCGACATTAGCGATGACTTCTGCCTGCTGTTCGGCTGCTGATGCCACGCTGAGTGCACCGGCTGAGGTTTCTTCGGCGATTGCCGCCATTTCTTGCGATTGGGTAGATGTGTGCTGGATTGTTTCCATTTGAGTTTCGACCAGCGCGGCGATTGCGTGGATGACGTCTGCCATCTCATGAATCGTGGATGTCATCGCGTCGATCACCTGGTTCGTTCTCTCGCCTTTTTTCGCTTCTCCGTTCGCCGTTTCAACCTGTCTGCCGATCTGGCCGACAACGTTCTGAACTTCAGATTGGATGTTCTGGATTAGTTCAGATATTCCCTGAACTGCGCCCGCGCTCTGGTCAGCAAGCTTCC
It contains:
- the upp gene encoding uracil phosphoribosyltransferase, with the translated sequence MAKVYVFDHPLIQHKLTYIREKSTGTKEFRELVDEVATLMAFEITRDMPLEEIEIETPVEKTKSKVLSGKKLGIIPILRAGIGMVDGILKLIPAAKVGHIGLYRDPETLMPVEYYVKLPSDVEERDFIVVDPMLATGGSAVEAINSLKKRGAKHIKFMCLIAAPEGVETVKEAHPDVDIYIAALDEKLNDHGYIVPGLGDAGDRLFGTK
- the glyA gene encoding serine hydroxymethyltransferase, whose translation is MKHLSQQDSQLYAAMQDELKRQRTKIELIASENFVSEAVMEAQGSVLTNKYAEGYPGRRYYGGCEYVDVAENIARDRAKEIFGAEHVNVQPHSGAQANMAVYFTILEQGDTVLGMNLSHGGHLTHGSPVNFSGVQYNFVEYGVDEDTHTINYDVVLEKAREHKPKLIVAGASAYPRAIDFKRFREIADEVGAYLMVDMAHIAGLVAAGLHQNPVPYADFVTTTTHKTLRGPRGGMILCKEEFAKKIDKSIFPGIQGGPLMHVIAAKAVAFGEALQDSFKEYAQNIISNANRLAEGLKKEGIDLVSGGTDNHLLLVDLRSLGLTGKVAEKVLDDIGITVNKNTIPFDPESPFVTSGIRIGTAAVTSRGFGHAEMDEIASLIAFTLKNHEDEAKLEEAKNRVEELTSKFELYPER
- a CDS encoding TIGR01440 family protein, which translates into the protein MSIQQWKAELNSILTEFNEQVQLKKGQVLVVGCSTSEIIGKRIGTAGTDEVAEMVFSQLRELQAKTGVQLAFQCCEHLNRAIVVERETADRKQLEEVTVIPVRNAGGAMAAYAYKNLKDAVVVEFIEADAGIDIGDTLIGMQMKHVAVPVRVNQKSIGHAHVTLAKTRPKLIGGARAVYEQTKENESC
- the rpiB gene encoding ribose 5-phosphate isomerase B; translation: MKVAIASDHGGVNIREEIKNLMDEMNIQYEDFGCECGTSVDYPDYALPVAEKVANGEFDKGILICGTGIGMSIAANKVKGIRCALVHDVFSAKATRQHNDSNVLAMGERVIGPGLAREIAAVWLSEEYEGGRHENRVGKIKEYENK